One window of the Desulfatibacillum aliphaticivorans DSM 15576 genome contains the following:
- the folK gene encoding 2-amino-4-hydroxy-6-hydroxymethyldihydropteridine diphosphokinase has translation MEHTVYIGFGSNMGDLKKNCQWAMDSLSRSGVCMVEKISRLYDTEPVDYEAQDRFMNGAARIRTSLAPRDLLALLKSLEKEAGRTNAGPRFGPRVLDMDILFFGDLVMESGDLEIPHPRLHKRRFVLAPLCDIAPELQHPVLKKTVSALLDKLDDGGKDVMVLEDVLAITA, from the coding sequence TTGGAGCATACCGTTTACATCGGGTTCGGGTCCAACATGGGAGACCTGAAGAAAAACTGCCAGTGGGCCATGGACAGCCTGAGCCGGTCCGGAGTCTGCATGGTGGAAAAGATATCCCGCCTGTACGATACCGAGCCCGTGGATTACGAAGCCCAGGACAGGTTTATGAACGGGGCTGCCAGGATCAGGACAAGCCTGGCGCCCCGGGATCTTTTGGCCTTGCTCAAATCCCTGGAAAAAGAGGCGGGGCGCACCAATGCAGGCCCCCGTTTCGGCCCCAGGGTCCTGGACATGGATATCCTGTTTTTCGGAGACCTTGTCATGGAATCGGGAGATTTGGAAATACCTCACCCCCGGCTTCATAAAAGGCGGTTTGTTTTAGCCCCGCTTTGTGATATAGCTCCGGAATTGCAGCATCCGGTTTTAAAAAAGACAGTTAGCGCACTTCTGGACAAACTGGATGACGGCGGCAAGGATGTCATGGTATTGGAGGATGTCCTTGCAATAACGGCGTGA